The following proteins are encoded in a genomic region of Plasmodium chabaudi chabaudi strain AS genome assembly, chromosome: 1:
- a CDS encoding CIR protein codes for MEEEEKYEYLPAYEFYSKLNENVAEEDKEKPNKYWKRIEPIFEPSERVRDIVYKLQRNVTLLNENRGEDQLYVKHCYDLNYWLYEQVYKSFNLNENSIHFFMTLDILLNSWENMNADQFNGEKDICQPDNTLIDINYLKEIKYLGDYVENFDTIKSAAIEDTNKACNVYIDYLRYAIPAYYEWNKLCTLEEENLCNKYIHDYEKYDPKGVLSNLSVTGLAFAQLFNKCYKNIVSIFLSTNNASERTTIKLRNGLETISYGITESQGRSLSEVGIPIEEKSDFFSPIIYFFNSIYSTISEIYINSYNDIILLIVLFSGILITFFGVNKITKIIKSTSNEQNRNQNTREEISL; via the exons atggaGGAA GAGGAAAAATATGAGTATTTACCTGCATATGAGTTTTACAGCAAACTCAATGAAAATGTAGCCGAAgaagataaagaaaaacCTAATAAATATTGGAAGAGAATAGAGCCAATATTTGAACCGTCTGAGCGAGTTCGTGacattgtatataaattacaGAGAAATGTAACATTGTTAAATGAAAATCGTGGTGAAGATCAACTATATGTAAAACATTGTTATGATTTGAATTATTGGCTATACGAACAAGTATATAAAAGTTTTAATTTGAATGAGAATagtatacatttttttatgacatTAGATATACTTTTAAATAGTTGGGAGAATATGAATGCTGATCAATTTAATGGCGAAAAGGATATATGCCAACCAGACAATACATTAATCGATATAAactatttaaaagaaattaaatatttaggTGATTATgttgaaaattttgatacTATTAAATCGGCAGCTATAGAAGATACTAATAAAGCCtgtaatgtatatattgatTATTTACGATATGCAATTCCAGCTTATTATGAGTGGAACAAATTATGCACACTAGAAGAAGAAAACCTatgtaataaatacattcacgattatgaaaaatacgATCCTAAAGGTGTATTATCTAATTTATCTGTCACTGGACTTGCATTTGCACagttatttaataaatgttaTAAGAATATTGTAAGTATATTCTTAAGCACAAATAACGCATCTGAACGAACAACAATAAAACTTAGGAATGGATTAGAAACAATATCTTATGGAATTACAGAAAGTCAAGGAAGATCATTATCTGAGGTTGGAATCCCtattgaagaaaaaagCGATTTCTTTTCTcccataatatatttttttaattcaataTATAGTACAATTagtgaaatatatatcaatagttataatgatataatattattaattgtattattttctggAATTCTAATAACCTTTTTCGGAGTGAacaaa ATtactaaaattataaaatccACATCCAATGAACAAAATAGGAACCAAAACACGCGGGAAGAAATATCCTTATAG
- a CDS encoding schizont membrane associated cytoadherence protein, putative: MKYLTHIFFFIALLQLRINKYDNNDQALGRFLNIRNGRILAASQNETDENENENQSKKKKNQQSTYAPTSIPPNRNSFPNMGNAKKTPTGFQPQPTQGQQKTPYNLPGGFDIYNSEFMIKLRQNAKLIMISSASAFFLIEDLGVKAMLFLIFAAAALAYLTSI; the protein is encoded by the coding sequence atgaaatatttaacgcatatatttttttttattgcgCTTTTGCAACTtagaattaataaatacgATAACAATGACCAAGCATTGGGGagatttttaaatataagaaaCGGGAGGATTCTAGCAGCTTCTCAGAATGAGActgatgaaaatgaaaatgaaaatcaatcaaaaaaaaaaaaaaatcaacaaTCTACATATGCACCAACTAGCATTCCACCAAACCGCAATTCATTTCCAAACATGGGTAATGCCAAGAAAACGCCAACAGGTTTTCAGCCACAGCCTACTCAAGGTCAACAAAAGACTCCATACAATCTCCCTGGAGGTTtcgatatttataatagtGAGTTCATGATAAAGCTAAGACAGAATGCTAAACTCATTATGATATCATCTGCATCAGCCTTTTTTCTTATCGAAGATTTAGGAGTTAAAGctatgttatttttaatatttgccGCTGCCGCACTCGCTTATCTCACTtccatataa